In the Quercus lobata isolate SW786 chromosome 5, ValleyOak3.0 Primary Assembly, whole genome shotgun sequence genome, one interval contains:
- the LOC115988598 gene encoding uncharacterized protein LOC115988598, translated as MALSWLLHSACHVLGSPKITNMHVNSSLNTPNGVTEMMQPACKEVKPSASGFQMPLHYPRYKKADYEQMEELKLDLLLNQYGLSFKGTLDEKRAYAMGAFLWPDQY; from the coding sequence atggcTTTGAGTTGGCTTCTTCATTCTGCATGCCATGTTCTAGGGTCACCAAAAATCACTAATATGCATGTCAATAGCAGCTTGAATACCCCTAATGGAGTGACTGAGATGATGCAACCAGCTTGCAAGGAAGTGAAACCTTCAGCTTCAGGGTTCCAAATGCCTCTTCATTATCCTCGCTACAAGAAAGCTGACTATGAGCAAATGGAGGAGTTGAAACTGGACCTTCTTCTCAACCAATATGGGCTGAGCTTCAAAGGCACTCTTGATGAAAAGAGGGCATATGCAATGGGGGCATTCTTGTGGCCTGATCAATATTAG